The proteins below come from a single Stomoxys calcitrans chromosome 1, idStoCalc2.1, whole genome shotgun sequence genomic window:
- the LOC131995877 gene encoding uncharacterized protein LOC131995877 has product MSLTTKGAKTGTGDTGCMDTNPTSGSTDHSNSTGITGGASMETSLNNDKFLFDCDHLISFCTQFEQSDISDQTDSVLEVKLEDLESRWQRLQATYEGVMLSPRSSNTRDFRENAKINFNASSEAYYTARSQILDILRIASGNTRQSTRHSLIPSYIPQQQYIPQNTSLEVSNSCIKVPPCDTEIFKGGYEEWPSFRDMFTAVYVNHPKLTKAQKLYHLRNKTRGAAGAIVKRYTLCDENFDIAWSALKSRYENKRVLVDNQLKMLFNIPTATVENSDSIQRIQSAVNDCLCTLKTLDVDVESWDPILIYLVSTKLPDETLSLWEQSLKSHRDLPTWNQLDEFLINRFEVVERITSIKSTKQQNNIPSQNSAKTQSPNNSSAKIQTYHSQEKLNSSCPVCVSKHSIRTCPDFRKFTAQQRIDFVYKNKICNNCLASNHLKASCKSKNTCIICHKAHHSLLHLRKTTDNNNNVSQPQTSETKSSDAEPNYQSQDDIPSTSRQNRPSGVQANFASNNDMILLRTALVQIEHQGELFTVRALIDPGSQRTFISKRIQNLLQIPTTKAQFEIFGIGEQTQISDKECQLVVVSEKHDVRFTISAIVLPKLTRRLPSYSFKIPHPSDLEDLDLADPHFNKSAQIDLVLGNDSERFINIEGIKKNICGDTSAYNTIFGWVLSGPMRAETVFSFSVNVLKPEEPAISDLLRKFWEQEEIPSSPLVSDSDAFCEEFYRKTTTRISDGRYMVRLPFKDEFSYSLYLGSSRFLALAQYNRMEQNLSKEPELESQYNAVLGEYLTLNHMEETSSREISMEGKFNSFYLPHHAVVRPEHKSTKVRVVFNASRRTKSGYSLNDVLHVGPTLQSDLTSVLLNWRKYRYVFCGDIQKMYRQILVHPHDRPYQRILFKPEANGPVKDYQLRTVTFGVNCAPFLAIRTLLQLASDSEHDYPHVAGILRRETYVDDILSGGFSVDEAVQAQKDLLVVLKQAGFPLRKFIANDNQLLAHLSPEDLYDSEFLRFQESSSAKTLGIKWNALTDTFSYSVKPVESSHEMTKRKILSAIAQLFDPAGWITPIIIRAKILMQQLWLEGFEWDDFLGRDSQLAKKMGSKQMNLNKIYECAICLERHSLRYCRIFCGMTVADRRVTVRNHKYCMNCLARSHEVEDCHSAATCRKCGYQHHTMLHPQIPVPPTALTPAYVSPKVANRYTKKATTEATPRRKKLRTRSQRPEIKPSELLQKQLLAEALKCVATVICEDVA; this is encoded by the exons ATGAGTCTGACGACTAAAGGTGCTAAGACCGGCACAGGGGACACTGGATGTATGGATACCAATCCGACATCGGGGTCTACTGACCACAGTAATTCCACCGGAATTACAGGTGGTGCATCTATGGAGACTTCCCTCAACAACgataaatttttgttcgattgtgATCACTTGATCTCATTTTGTACACAATTTGAACAAAGTGACATTTCTGACCAAACCGACTCGGTTTTGGAGGTGAAACTAGAGGACTTGGAGAGCCGTTGGCAAAGGCTACAGGCAACTTATGAAGGTGTTATGCTGTCTCCAAGGTCTTCGAACACCAGGGACTTCAGGGAAAATGCGAAGATAAATTTCAACGCCAGTTCTGAGGCGTATTACACAGCCAGATCTCAAATTCTGGATATTCTCAGAATAGCTAGCGGGAATACTAGACAGTCTACGAGACACAGTCTTATCCCCAGTTATATACCACAACAGCAATATATTCCTCAAAACACGTCTCTGGAAGTCTCAAACAGCTGCATTAAGGTACCGCCTTGTGACACTGAGATTTTCAAAGGAGGCTACGAGGAATGGCCGTCATTCCGTGATATGTTCACGGCAGTCTATGTTAACCACCCCAAGTTAACGAAAGCTCAGAAACTTTACCATTTGCGGAATAAAACCAGAGGTGCCGCTGGTGCAATCGTCAAAAGGTACACCTTATGTGACGAGAATTTCGACATAGCATGGAGTGCTCTGAAATCCCGCTACGAAAACAAGCGTGTGCTTGTTGACAATCAACTGAAGATGCTTTTTAATATTCCTACAGCAACAGTAGAGAATAGTGATTCCATTCAGAGAATCCAATCGGCAGTAAATGATTGTCTGTGTACTCTCAAGACACTTGACGTTGACGTCGAAAGTTgggatccgattttgatatatctggtATCGACGAAATTACCAGATGAAACTCTTTCTCTTTGGGAACAATCTTTGAAATCCCACCGAGATTTACCGACATGGAACCAACTTGACGAGTTCCTCATAAACAGATTCGAGGTTGTAGAACGCATCACCAGCATTAAGTCTACGAAACAACAGAATAACATCCCGTCTCAAAATTCTGCCAAGACTCAGTCACCAAATAACTCATCTGCCAAAATTCAAACGTATCACTCCCAAGAGAAACTAAATTCGTcatgtcctgtttgtgtttCCAAACATTCAATTAGGACTTGCCCAGATTTTCGCAAATTTACAGCACAACAGCGTATAGACTTTGTCTACAAgaataaaatttgcaataattgttTGGCTTCAAACCATCTAAAAGCAAGTTGTAAaagcaaaaatacatgcattattTGTCACAAAGCACATCACAGTCTTCTCCATCTTAGGAAAACCACTGATAACAACAATAATGTCTCTCAACCACAAACTTCCGAGACGAAGTCAAGTGACGCAGAACCAAATTATCAGTCACAAGACGATATTCCTTCTACATCAAGACAAAATCGTCCTTCCGgtgttcaagcaaattttgcctCAAACAACGATATGATTCTTCTAAGGACAGCTTTAGTCCAAATTGAACATCAGGGAGAATTATTCACTGTTAGAGCCCTAATAGACCCGGGTTCTCAACGAACATTTATCTCAAAACGAATTCAGAATTTACTACAAATTCCCACTACTAAAGcccaattcgaaattttcggtattGGAGAACAAACTCAGATCTCTGACAAAGAATGTCAATTAGTGGTGGTATCCGAAAAACACGATGTACGTTTCACTATTTCAGCAATTGTGCTGCCAAAATTAACCAGACGTTTACCGTCTTACTCATTCAAAATACCACATCCTTCAGATTTAGAAGATCTCGATCTGGCGGATCCCCATTTTAATAAATCAGCCCAAATTGATTTAGTTCTTGGCAATGATTCCGAACGTTTCATCAATATTGAAGGAATCAAGAAGAATATTTGTGGTGACACTTCAGCATACAATACTATATTCGGTTGGGTGCTCAGTGGCCCAATGCGAGCTGAAACTGTATTCTCTTTCTCTGTGAACGTTCTCAAACCAGAAGAACCCGCAATAAGCGATCTTCTCAGGAAGTTTTGGGAACAGGAAGAAATACCCTCGTCTCCTCTCGTCTCAGATTCTGATGCGTTCTGTGAAGAATTCTACAGGAAAACTACAACTCGAATATCGGACGGTCGTTATATGGTGAGGTTACCGTTCAAAGACGAATTCTCATACTCTTTGTATTTAGGATCGTCTAGATTCTTGGCTCTTGCTCAGTATAATCGTATGGAGCAAAATCTTTCGAAAGAACCCGAATTAGAATCTCAATACAACGCTGTTTTAGGCGAATATCTGACTCTTAATCACATGGAAGAAACGTCTTCTCGTGAGATATCCATGGAGGGTAAATTTAACTCTTTTTATTTACCCCATCACGCCGTTGTACGCCCTGAGCACAAGTCGACGAAAGTCCGAGTTGTTTTCAACGCTTCTCGAAGGACAAAGTCTGGCTACTCATTGAATGATGTACTTCACGTAGGACCCACATTGcagtctgatttgacttctgtgCTTCTCAATTGGAGGAAGTACCGATACGTTTTCTGTGGAGACATCCAGAAAATGTACAGACAAATTCTTGTTCATCCCCACGACAGACCATACCAGCGGATATTGTTTAAACCCGAAGCGAATGGTCCGGTTAAGGACTATCAACTTAGGACCGTCACTTTTGGCGTAAATTGCGCTCCGTTTCTCGCTATACGTACACTGTTACAACTGGCGTCAGATTCAGAACACGATTATCCTCATGTCGCAGGTATTCTCAGACGAGAAACCTATGTCGACGATATATTGTCCGGAGGCTTCTCTGTGGACGAAGCGGTCCAAGCCCAGAAGGACCTGCTTGTGGTTTTGAAACAAGCAGGATTTCCCCTTAGGAAGTTTATTGCCAACGATAATCAGCTACTGGCTCATCTCTCACCTGAGGATCTTTACGATTCTGAATTTTTACGCTTCCAGGAGTCAAGTTCAGCTAAGACGCTGGGAATCAAATGGAACGCTTTAACTGACACTTTTAGTTATTCCGTCAAACCCGTTGAGTCAAGTCATGAAATGACGAAACGCAAAATTCTCTCTGCAATTGCCCAGCTATTTGATCCCGCTGGTTGGATCACACCTATTATTATTAGGGCCAAGATTcttatgcaacaactgtggttaGAAGGATTTGAATGGGACGACTTTCTCGGCAGGGATTCTCAGCTTGC AAAAAAAATGGGCTCAAAGCAAATGAATCTCAACAAGATTTATGAGTGCGCCATCTGTTTGGAGAGGCACTCGCTCCGCTACTGCCGAATCTTCTGCGGCATGACGGTGGCAGATAGGAGGGTGACCGTCCGTAACCACAAATATTGTATGAACTGCCTGGCCCGGAGTCACGAGGTGGAGGACTGCCACTCAGCCGCCACCTGTCGAAAATGCGGCTACCAGCACCATACGATGCTGCACCCACAAATTCCGGTGCCTCCTACCGCCCTCACACCAGCATATGTAAGCCCCAAAGTTGCCAACCGCTACACGAAGAAAGCGACGACTGAAGCCACCCCCAGACGCAAGAAGTTGAGGACAAGAAGCCAACGACCAGAAATCAAGCCGTCTGAGCTGCTGCAGAAACAGCTGCTCGCTGAGGCGCTGAAATGTGTGGCAACAGTTATCTGCGAAGATGTTGCGTAG